A segment of the Anopheles cruzii chromosome 2, idAnoCruzAS_RS32_06, whole genome shotgun sequence genome:
CAGCGGAAAGTGCAGCTCACAGTCTCCCTCATTACCGTAGCCAGCCaccccgccgtcgtcgccattcAGCGTACCATTGCTGGTGGCCAGGGCGGCGAGGTTTGGGTTAGTAAGATTGTAAGTGAAACGCGGCGGTGAACCGATTTCCGAGCTCTCGCGAATTGGCGCCAGGCTGAACTGGCTAAACATCTCACCGGTCGGGCTGGGCCGCTCGCTGCTGACCACGTCCTCGAAGGCGTCCTCGTTCAGCGTCTGCAGCGCACCGCAAATCATCTGCTCCTCGAGCGTCACCTGTAATCACGAACCCGCGCgagccaaaaagaaaacggcagCATTAGTTCGGATTCTGTTGATGTGCACCGCGAAGGTGTAGCGAATCCTTCGTTCGATGGGGAAGACGAGTTTCAGAGgtgaatggaacggaaaaatcATGAGAGGGTAAAAACATTGCGCCGAAAAACATTATCATTAACGGGCACTGGGATACAAGGCACTGGAATCGAAAAGGGAGAGTTCATCTCATGTGAGGGACCAAAATGAGACCAAAAGATGCAGAAAGTATCGTTAAACCAATAAAATGTGACCAGAAAACAGATAGCTAGCCAGAAAATATTCCATACCATAGAAAGATTATAAAAAGGTGTGAAAAACGTTACATCAAGCGtgatttaataaaatatagCCCCACAATTACCCTATCGGTTTGATTACAGGATTCATGCGGGgttttttgggtgttttctACGTAACGATagaaattaaatgttttaaatacaCACGGCAAGTTTCCCAATTAACAGACCATATTATCAAAAAATGTGTAGCTTAAATGTGTGTTAAGTTACAACAAGTTCAGTCCATTTACCTCCACATCGATTGATTAGAAATGGAAGGgaaaagcattaaaaaaagaacGTCGAGTAAAAAGAACCATTCAAATGGAAACACACAACACCTAAGTGacaaaattaacacaaaaccACATGACCACATGGCACCACCGGGACACACAAAGGGCAGATGGTAGTTGGATAAAGGATACTTCGTTGTTCAGAATCGAACCCGCGGGTCGCGCGAACCAAACGGGAGCTAGACTAGGAGGGTAataacacaacaaaaacacagcacCGTACTGGTTAACAAAAGAGTTTTAGACACAGGCGGTGGTTTTGAAAGGGTTTTGGCGAACGTTACCTGAAGATATTCGTAATCATGCACTTTGGCCGGCTGCTATTCCGCGTACGCGCACACAAAGGTCGAGAACACAGTGTGTACACGTTAAGCATGTTAGGTGTCGGTTTTTCAAGTGAAGTTTTTACGACCGAATCATTTTCATTGTTTGCCATTGGTGCATCGTGTATTATCAAGTTCATTGGTTGAGTTTATGCCGGCCGTACGAAGGAGTTTTAGTTTTGTGCATTGTTGGCATATGTTTTCAtgaatgtttgtgtttatttgtcgTTGGTAAATTGCGCACGCGCGCGTAGGTAACAAAGAATGGTGGGTCGACGCGAAGTGGTGTTTGTAAAAATGTAGTcagtaaaacgaaaacacggtCAGTAATCGGTTAATTGTTTGAGTGAGTGCGAAAGTTGGCCAGGATGCGCCACGAAGCGGTCGCTTACCTGTTTCTCCAGCAGGTTCTGCGACTTTTGTCGAATCGGCTGGAAGCTGCTCGAGGCGGAACCGAACGGTGCAGCCGGTTGGGCATGCGGTTCCTGCATCTCGAGCGAGTCGCCCGTACCCTTGGCGAAGCTGGTGGTCTTGGAAAGCTTCCGCTGCGGCGGTTGGCTGGCGGTGTTCGATTCCCGCAGTGCCGTTATGAGCAGCTTAAACATTTCCCAGTGCCCAAAGCTCAGCTGAAGGACCGATTTCAGCTCATCCAGATTACAGTACATCAGCACACGACCGGAGATGGAGTTTTCGCGCAAAATAGGACCGGTACGCTCCATTGCGGGCTTGAGATCGCTCACTTGCCCCAGTAGGTCGATCAGTTGTTCGACCGTCAGGCTGGAGAGCTGCACGTTCGACAGGTCGatgtcgatcggtggcggagCCATCGTATTCAATGGCTTCTGATGTAGCGAGCCTCCCTTCGGTTTccccggtgcaccggaaaccCCTGCGCCAGCCATGGAATGCTGATCATGCTCGTTGCGTTCCACAATGATTCTACCCGGCAGTGTTTCATTCAGCAGTGCCCCGGGACTCGGATTAAGCAGGTTGGCCAGATTTTGGTTGTAGTAGTTCATCAGTGCCATTGCCGTCGGTTGTGGGTTGTAAAAGTTTGGCCAATGCGCCAGATTGCTTGCGTGGTGCGGTGTTGGATGCAGGATGCTTCCCTGGTGGTGCCGTGGGACGTGCGCAAATCCGGTCGGCTTCGTCGGTGGCAGCACACTTTTCATCGGTATGATGATTCCCTCGTCTTCCATCGCTTGTTGATCCTCTTTGAGCACCTTGCGCAGGTACGGATCGAGGTTAATCGTGAAGGGCAAAAATATGCGCAGATCCGATACCAGCAGATCCGATTTGTGTAGCTGCAAAAAGGCGTCCAACTTGCGCTCGTCTCGATCGAGATCCAGCAATGCCACGGCTTCTCGCAGGCACGTCAGCTTAGGACGGACTCTGAGGGGGGAAAGGAACCGGCATTACAACGGGATCACGACCATCGCGTCCAATTACCGTCGCACACTTACTTATCATACACTGTTTGAAGTGAAACTGTGTCATCGATGCTGTCGCCAGCTTGATCATGCTCGAGCACGATCATACTAGCACGCAGTGGCCACTGTTCCGTGAGGTTGATCCACGAACTTAATCGATACCAGCTAAATTCAATCTGAAAGGCTTTCAACAAGCGTACTACcagcgaaaaagaagaattcttcATTCAATCATCcgcaaaaatggaaccacttTTTAGTAACGTACCCGTGATGTAGATCACATTCATCAGCCTTCGCATGCTGCGCGGATTCACGTCGCTGAAGTAATCGTCGGTGAGAATGATCTTCGACAGGTCCATCGGTGGGTTTTGGCCGAGCTTGTGCAGattcgaaccgatcgaactGGCGATGGAATCCGAAACGCGTAGCTTCTTGCTGCCACCCCGTGAAGAGCTTGGCATGGCGCGTAGTTTTTCCTGCGAAGACATAATCTCCGACGCGTTCGACAGTCGGCGCGCTGAAGCTGAGTGGCCCAAATGGCTGCCGGTGGGCTGATCGTCTTCCCGGCCCATGTCCGGCATTGCCCTACGGTACGCGTTGAGGGCCGTATTTTGTGCCCGCTGTACCTTGCGCAGGCCCGAGTTTTGCAGGTAAACCGGAAGATGGACGAGATTGCGCAGAAAATCGTGACCACCGATACCGCCTTCGGTGAACAGGCGTCGGCTGTTCGCTTCGGCCGCCTTCGCGATGACGTGCGGATCAACCGCCAGCAGCAATACGAAGGGACGTTGCGGTCCGGAGAGTATCGTTTGGATGGCATTCAGGATCGTGAGCGTGCGCTCGGTGTCGCACGAATCCAACGCATCGACTACCCCGACCAGGCGGCTCTGCTGACTGGTGAACGCGTCGAGGCACCGTACCATATCGGCCATCAGGCTCACTTCCGCCCCGAGGGCCGTCAGAGGAGCGGCCTCGTTGCTCGAGAATGCCCGTTTCAGGTGCTTTCCTTGCGACATAAAAAGAGCACCGATCAGCTTCGACCAGGCGTGCAAATTGGCGATGGCTCCAGCCAAAAGAAAACCGAGCAACACGTAGATTGTTACCGCTATCTCCTCACGGCCCTCGAGCTCGTGTTCGGAGTAGATGATGGAGAGCGACGCCGTCGCCAGGATACCCAGTATGCCGAGCTCGAACATGATCACCACGGGCATGCAGCACATCTTACGCCACTTCCAGCCACCGTTTGCTTTTACTGAAACACCGAACATGAGGAAAAGGGGTGAAGATCAGTCCAATGATTTCGTAAACGATTTCGTGCTAAAGGCTACCGGAAAATGAGTGGCATGATTACCAACCACTCCGCATCTTCGGTGTACTTACAAGGACGCGGTCGAAAGGCACGATATAACCCTGTGGCCAACGAGCCATAGTGGGATTCGATGGCATCGAACAAGGACGCCAACATCAAGGCAATGGCGGCGTCGCCGTTGGGTGCCGCACCGCTCGCTTCGGCAAAATGAAACCGCACCGGCATCGGTTGCTGATCGTTCTGCGGGCCCGGCGGATGGCAGAACGCCACCTGCAGAATCAACCGCAAGCGGCCCAGCTTCCGCGACATGCCGTGGTTCACCGCGTACAGCCACTCGAGGTCGTAGCGGCGATCGAGGAACTTGAACAGAATGTCGAGGAAGTagatgagcagcagcagtgtgaCGGCCGTCGACAGGCCCCAAATGTAGCTCCACGTAGCGAGCCCCACCACGGTCCCGATCACAATGGCCAGATGGAGGCAGATGAGAAAAAACAGCCAGGACGCGTTGATCGACGGCTCGGACCACGCGTGAGCGAACGTTTTCATCTCCTCGCGCAGCTTCGCCAGCAGAAAGCTCTTCCCGCTGCCCCACTTCGCGTACAGCCCGACCGTGATCGGGGTGGTTAGCGTCGGTTCGCTCAGCACATCGGCCAGCGCCGACGAGTACAGCCCGTACCCGAGCATCCCCTCCGAGTCCTCGTTAGCGTTGAGTCGCCGATTGCCAAACACCTGCCCGAGGATGGTCTTCTGGTGGGTTGCATCGATCGCGTACGGCGTTTCGCCCTCCTTGTTCGACCGGTACAGCAGCTGACCGTACTTCGGGTTGCTGAGCAGCGCCTCGACGATCGCCTTCGAGCGGGCGCGCATCGCCACGTGTAGGCAGGTATCGCCCCGCTTGTCGGTTGCTCCCACTTTCGCCTTCCGCTCCAGCAGCATCTGCACGATCTCGAGGTTACGGTTGCGGACCGCCCGCAGCAGCGGCGTATCGCCATCTTTGGTAGAAAGCTCCAGGTCCGGGTTCGACTGGAGTATCAGCTTCACGATCGCCGTGTGCCCCTTCTCGACGGCCGTGTACAGTGCAGTCTTTTTGTCTTTTCCCTGTATTTCCACGTCCACGTGACGCTTCATCAGTATCTCCACCACGCTCCGGTGGCCCCCCTTGACGGCGTTGATCAGCGGTGTGTCACCGGCCCGATCCTGCACGTTCAGGTACGCTCCGGCACCGATCAATGCCGACGCTATCTCCGTCTGGCCTTCGCGACACGCGATCGACAGCGCGGTCATACCGTCCTTATCCAGggcgttcgcgttcggtttGCGTTCCAGCAGCAGGGTGACACACTCCTGAAAACCTCCACTGACCGAGACCAGCAGCGGTGTCCAGGAGTACATTCCCGCCGTATCGACGTTCGCGCCCGCTTTCAGTAGTATGTCCACGATCTCCGCCTTTCCTTTCCGGCAGGCCCACACCAAGGGCGTTGTTCCATACTTCGCGAGTAgtgagaaaaagaaattatttCACAGTACTTTGAAGATGAATCAAAAGTAAAACGGATGAGACCATACGGTCAATCCTACGTCAAACGTCCGATAGAATGCGTGTCTTTCGACGACACCTACCTTGTCACCTACGTTCACCTTAGCTCCCCCGGTGTTCACGAGCAGCCGCACGATCTCGGTGTGACCGCGACCGGATGCCCAGAGCAGGGGGTTCAGGTGATAGTTGCCGTGTGCCTGCACATCGGCCCCGCGCTGCAGTAAAAGTGCCACCACGCTGGTATGGCCCTTGTACGAGCCCCACATCAGAGCGGTCCAGCCGCCCATATCGCGTTGCTCCAGCTCGGCCCCATTCTCAAGCAGCAGCTCCACAATATCGACGTGACCGGCCTTCGCCGCAAAGTGTAGTGCGGACCAGTTGTCCAGATCCTGCGCCTGTACATCCGCACCGCGGGCTAGCAGTTCCTTTGCGAAGTGGGAGGCTCCACGGCCGCAcgccagcatcagcaccgtCGTGTTGTTCTGGAACCGACAAACAGGGAACGGGGTAATTAGTAACTGCGTTCTTATGCAACATAGCACCGATGGCCTTACCTCATCCCGATCGTCGACCTGCAGTTGGCGGGTCCCCAGGAATGTTTTCATTCCAGCCAGATCATCTGTTTCCAGGTACTGTAACAGTGTACGGTGTCCTAAGGATCCCATCGAATCACACCGGTTCAGTGCCTTGTTTTGCGGAAATAGGTAAAGGAAAAGTTAGAAAATCGTACATCGTTTCATTGGTCGAACTGGATACTCTTGTGGTTAGATCACGATcacaaaaattgaaacgaaataTCTAATTCCTAGAGAGAAAATCAAAATGCCAGCCAAACCACATCTATGGAAACCGATAGCTGTTGCCATTGATAAGGCTGTTGAAACTGCTCTCGGGACGTGGAGCATTTTTGTAAAAACCGTATGCGTTTGAGGCATTGCTACTAATCATTTGCACTGCTATTCTATTTGCGGCTTGCACAAAACGGTGGAAAGCAGCACTATTTATCGCGAATTGAACACTAACGGCGCGCAAATCCATCGACGTTAAGTTGAGAGCGGGCCGAGCAAAACCGAGAACTCGTAAAGTCCAAAATGtattaaaataatgttaaGTAAGGTATGGCTATCCTATGAtcgaaaaactttaaataaaataccaTTCGTTCaactaaaaattaaaataagaaTTCTGTATAACTATACTATTCATCAGTTGAGAGGCATTAAAAGTTAAGATAGCTCCGTTGCGATGACATTCGCTTAAAGAAGGGATCATTTTTGTTATGCAATGCGCCAGATGTTTGTCTGGAATGTTGTTAATTCGATATAGCCAATCGGGTCCGATCGTACATTATTGATCATTGTTTAGTGATCGAAACCATTCTTTAAAACCGTTTCTACTAAtttcaacaacagcaacaacacaaaacaaaacacataaaCGGCTCGGCAAACTACACCACACAGAGATGTtaacaagaagaaaaaaaaaatggatgagTAAATCAGCAAACAAATGTACCATGTCGTTAACAAGATAGTATTAGCCTTAACACTAATATGGAGACCTTCTGGGCATTCAATTGCACCAGGCGCTGCCATTCCCTGAAGGACATGCAGTTAGCTCTTAGAGTGCCAGCTTCTGGCTCGATGACAGAACGAATTGGAATCGGACAGTGCAGAAGGACCAGCTATGGATTCTCTTGAGATGCGGCTCGCATTTATATGGCAATGATTGCCACAGACGACCCGCGGGCCACATGGGGCGCAAACCGAGCCTGACGGAACATAGATGCTCTCCGATGCTGGATTTCCTAATCGGGCAGACggctaacgacgacgacgaatggtGCTCGACTCAGCCCGTTCAGATCTCGTTTGTAACGCACGCGCTGCCAATCGAGGCGGATAATATCGCTCCACCGAGAGTTGATGATGAGTCACGAGACACCCGAGCATAGAGCATATACTCAATGGCACCCCCGGAGACCCTGATGCGGTTTGCTGATTTTCTTATTGACCGATTTTCCCACCACTAGCTGGTGGGACTCTTTCATTGCCGTGAAGATGAACGAGACGAATAGGGACGAATTACTCGAGAGCCCACAAGGGGCCTCGGCGGGGCAACAAATAAAAAGTGACGACCTTTGGgtccaccaccgtcaccaggCCACGAAGCGAAGAGgcaggccgccggccgggaGACCGTCGGTATTTGCGCAGTAAAATTGCAACCACTACCACTTACCATATACCGGTTGGTTGCGTCCTGCAGACCACCGGGGCCAGGTTCGCGCGCTAACAAGGGATCGATATGGTCCGGCGTGAGGTGGTCCGGTGGTGTACATGATGACATCATTAGTGGAAAAGGCAAAAGAAAGACAGAACGCGGCAATCGGCCGCGGGCCCGATCggagcaccggcaccagcttGTGGCCTTTGCGGTCAAAGCCTTGACTAGAAGCCAGCTAGGTAACTCTACCGTGAGCCCAACCCCGGCCCGCACCGGTccccagagagagatagaggtGTTCCGGTTTTCGCGTGGAATTACCGTGCTCACATTGAGCCCGTAATTTTATATCGTTTTACAAATGGATAATTCTACAATTTTGTCATCGACGGGCACCCCGATCTTCCTTTCACCGGTGGactcgtcctcctcctcctcgatCGGAGGGTCATGTAAGAGCTGGCTTttgttggcggtggtgtgtTATGAAACACACGCGTGCCCGGAGGATGGCGTGCaccgcgatgatgatggcgcgaaCGAggatcattttaatttaattttcatgtCAATCAATGCCATTACGGCTTAAGTCAACAGGCCGATCGATTGAGGCCGTACCAAGTTGTACGGAGAGTACGTAAGCAATATTCGAAGGTTTATTGAGTAATTGTAATTGACTCGTTTGGTACAAGTACTAAGAACGGACCACTGTCCGCAATACTAACATGGAATTGATAATCCTCAATCCTCTACCAATAATTAAAATCCAGAAGTATTTTCCATCGAGATTTTCTACTTTGTATGGTTCATTTATTCAAGGAAGGAAGCTCGAAGCCAGTGTTTTGCATCACTTCTGTTCTTCTAACTTTTAGCTCCAGTTGCATTAGTTGCAT
Coding sequences within it:
- the LOC128268648 gene encoding kinase D-interacting substrate of 220 kDa isoform X4, encoding MFKSKHRSPGHEHHHQALNRCDSMGSLGHRTLLQYLETDDLAGMKTFLGTRQLQVDDRDENNTTVLMLACGRGASHFAKELLARGADVQAQDLDNWSALHFAAKAGHVDIVELLLENGAELEQRDMGGWTALMWGSYKGHTSVVALLLQRGADVQAHGNYHLNPLLWASGRGHTEIVRLLVNTGGAKVNVGDKYGTTPLVWACRKGKAEIVDILLKAGANVDTAGMYSWTPLLVSVSGGFQECVTLLLERKPNANALDKDGMTALSIACREGQTEIASALIGAGAYLNVQDRAGDTPLINAVKGGHRSVVEILMKRHVDVEIQGKDKKTALYTAVEKGHTAIVKLILQSNPDLELSTKDGDTPLLRAVRNRNLEIVQMLLERKAKVGATDKRGDTCLHVAMRARSKAIVEALLSNPKYGQLLYRSNKEGETPYAIDATHQKTILGQVFGNRRLNANEDSEGMLGYGLYSSALADVLSEPTLTTPITVGLYAKWGSGKSFLLAKLREEMKTFAHAWSEPSINASWLFFLICLHLAIVIGTVVGLATWSYIWGLSTAVTLLLLIYFLDILFKFLDRRYDLEWLYAVNHGMSRKLGRLRLILQVAFCHPPGPQNDQQPMPVRFHFAEASGAAPNGDAAIALMLASLFDAIESHYGSLATGLYRAFRPRPLKANGGWKWRKMCCMPVVIMFELGILGILATASLSIIYSEHELEGREEIAVTIYVLLGFLLAGAIANLHAWSKLIGALFMSQGKHLKRAFSSNEAAPLTALGAEVSLMADMVRCLDAFTSQQSRLVGVVDALDSCDTERTLTILNAIQTILSGPQRPFVLLLAVDPHVIAKAAEANSRRLFTEGGIGGHDFLRNLVHLPVYLQNSGLRKVQRAQNTALNAYRRAMPDMGREDDQPTGSHLGHSASARRLSNASEIMSSQEKLRAMPSSSRGGSKKLRVSDSIASSIGSNLHKLGQNPPMDLSKIILTDDYFSDVNPRSMRRLMNVIYITVRLLKAFQIEFSWYRLSSWINLTEQWPLRASMIVLEHDQAGDSIDDTVSLQTVYDKVRPKLTCLREAVALLDLDRDERKLDAFLQLHKSDLLVSDLRIFLPFTINLDPYLRKVLKEDQQAMEDEGIIIPMKSVLPPTKPTGFAHVPRHHQGSILHPTPHHASNLAHWPNFYNPQPTAMALMNYYNQNLANLLNPSPGALLNETLPGRIIVERNEHDQHSMAGAGVSGAPGKPKGGSLHQKPLNTMAPPPIDIDLSNVQLSSLTVEQLIDLLGQVSDLKPAMERTGPILRENSISGRVLMYCNLDELKSVLQLSFGHWEMFKLLITALRESNTASQPPQRKLSKTTSFAKGTGDSLEMQEPHAQPAAPFGSASSSFQPIRQKSQNLLEKQQPAKVHDYEYLQVTLEEQMICGALQTLNEDAFEDVVSSERPSPTVSVCSSPLPVPKQTASILKPTGSIRKGDAKRVTMSMYDSDGNLTPTFVEVLNEKLASKPKLTVKRQYSFIEPEAKK